From the genome of Methanobrevibacter thaueri:
TCATCACCGTCCCTCTCTTCAATGATTGTGTCATAGATTGATATCTCATTGTCAAAGGTTGAGTATGGCGCTGCCACATAGAACGGTATGTCATGATGCTTTGCGGCCAATGCCACCATGAATGATCCTACCTTGTTTACAACTCCTCCACGGGCAATTCTGTCCGCTCCGATTACGACCTTGTCAATCTTGCCCTGTGACATTAAAAATCCTGATGCCACATCCGGTATCAGCTTAACCGGAATGTTTTCCTGCTGCATTTCCCATACGCTTAGGCTTGCCCCCTGGCCACGGGGACGGGTTTCATCGCAAATCACATTGATGTTCTTGCCGGCATCGCGTGCTGCCCTGATGACTCCTAGTGCAGTCCCATAATCCACACAGGCAAGAGCTCCTGCATTACAATGGGTCAAAATAGTGTCTCCATCGTCAATCACTTCAGCACCGTATTTTCCAATGGCTCTGTTTGTGGCCATATCCTCCTCATACATCTTAAGCGCTTCAGCCAATGCATCATCACTATCCAACACCCTGTCAACCGCCCAGAACAGATTCACGGCAGTTGGTCTTGCGGATTTGATTTCATCGGCAGCCTTGTCCAAATCGACACCTTCAATATCAGCCAAAGCCATTCCGAAAGCGGCAGAAACACCAATAGCCGGAGCACCTCTTACAGTCATGTTTTTAATTGCAACAATAACATCCTGATAGTTATCGCAATAAACATAGGACAACTCATCAGGAAGTTTTCTTTGATCAATAAGCTTTAATTTATTATCTTCCCATTCTAGTGTTTTCATTTTAACACCTGATTACAAAAAAAGTATAGAAAAGCGAAAGCATAATTACATGTTAGTTTCTAATTTTTGTTATGCAAAAATGCATAGAGTATTTATAATTATGCTTCCCGTCTAATTTAATATCCAAAATTGGATTGATTAGAGATGTATTAAAAAATACATCTAATTAATAGTTTTTTCAATTATCATTTATAAAGATTTACTTAAAACCTTAAAAATGCAATATTTTTTGACCCGCCAAAAAATTTATGCATTTTCTGTCATGATTGGGACCACTTGTTTTTTACGGGAAACCACGCCTTCAAGCAAAACAGTATTGTCTTCCAGTTTGACGCCGTATGCCTTTTCAACGAGACATGCACTTTTACCCAAAGCGATGACCTGTGAATTGCTGTTGACAATATCAGTGATTAAAAGCATGAACAGATCCAAATCCTCTTCCTCAATTATTTTGCTCATTCCCTCTTCAAGGTCATCCTTCATTGCCATCACATCTGAGATGTCGGCGGTGTTGACCTGGTTTACAATTGACTTTACATCCTTGAAATCGATTTGCTTTGCATCCAATGCCAAAATCTCATCGATTGAAAAGCTGCTCAAGTCAGTTCCAGCCTTAAGCATTTCCAAACCGTATTCCTCATAGTCGATTCCGGCAATTTCTGCGAGTTTCGCAACAGCCAACTTATCGTCTTCGGTGGTGGTTGGGGATTTTAAAAGCAGGGTGTCTGAAATGATTGCGGATAACATCAATGTGGCAATTTCCTTAGTGATTTCCACACCGTTTTCCTCATACAATTTACATAAGATTGTTTCAGTACAACCTACAGGCTCAAATCTTAAGAATAATGGATATGATGTTTCCAATGCTAATTTATGATGGTCAACGACTTTTAGAATGTTTGCGTTTTCAAGGTTGTCCACTGATTCGGCAGGGGAGTTGTGGTCAACCAGAATCACATCAGCGCCATCTTCGACACCTTCCAAAAGTTCAGGGGCTTCCATGCCCAAATAATTCAAGATGAATTCTGTTTCCTTATTAATATTACCTAATCTATAAGCTTTAGCATCAGCATTTCCCAATTCATGTTCCAAGTTAGTCATTACTAAACTGGAAGTAATTGAATCACTATCTGGACTTTTATGTCCAAAAACATAAGTTTCAACCATATTATCTGTCCTCTTAAAAAATTTATTATTTTAGATTATATAATCATCTAAGTAATATTTAATTTTGTAGAACAAAATATTTAAAATTAATATAACAATATTAATATAGTGATATTATGAATATAGACAAAAACTATAACGACAAAGAATTAACATTAACTGTTGAAGGCCGCATTGATACGCTCACTTCTAAAGAGTTGGAAGAGGAAATTACTGCAGAAATGGGCAATTTTGACTCTTTAATACTCGATTTTGCAGATTTGGAATATATTTCAAGTGCAGGCCTTAGAGTTTTAATATCAACACAAAAAAAATTAAAAGCAGACAATATTCCAATGATTATTAAAAACGTTACCGATTCCGTTAATGAAATATTCAGAATGTCCGGTTTTGATAAGATTCTGAAGATAGAATGAACTCAATAACATTAAACCCCGATTTGCAGGAATTATACCCTCTGAATGAGTTTATTTTAGAGGAACTTCCTGAAGAAAACCTTCAAGTTAATCTAATTGTTGAAGAAATATTCGTAAATATCGTTGATTACTCAAAAACAGAGTTTATAACCGTCAATATTGAATATGAAGAGCCGACTTTGACACTTGAATTTATTGACAATGGAATTCAGTTCAATCCCCTCTTAAAAGAGGATCCTGAAACTCCAACAACAATCGAGGACAGTCAAATCGGAGGGCTTGGAATTTTTTTAACAAAAGAAATGGCAGATGATTTATATTATCATTATGCAAACGGTGAAAATCACTTGAAAATTATCAAAAAAGTGGAATAATGAATGATAAAGTAAAA
Proteins encoded in this window:
- the mtnA gene encoding S-methyl-5-thioribose-1-phosphate isomerase, giving the protein MKTLEWEDNKLKLIDQRKLPDELSYVYCDNYQDVIVAIKNMTVRGAPAIGVSAAFGMALADIEGVDLDKAADEIKSARPTAVNLFWAVDRVLDSDDALAEALKMYEEDMATNRAIGKYGAEVIDDGDTILTHCNAGALACVDYGTALGVIRAARDAGKNINVICDETRPRGQGASLSVWEMQQENIPVKLIPDVASGFLMSQGKIDKVVIGADRIARGGVVNKVGSFMVALAAKHHDIPFYVAAPYSTFDNEISIYDTIIEERDGDEVRYYGGARICPEGTEVINPAFDITPKELITGIITEKGIIDPI
- a CDS encoding manganese-dependent inorganic pyrophosphatase; translation: MVETYVFGHKSPDSDSITSSLVMTNLEHELGNADAKAYRLGNINKETEFILNYLGMEAPELLEGVEDGADVILVDHNSPAESVDNLENANILKVVDHHKLALETSYPLFLRFEPVGCTETILCKLYEENGVEITKEIATLMLSAIISDTLLLKSPTTTEDDKLAVAKLAEIAGIDYEEYGLEMLKAGTDLSSFSIDEILALDAKQIDFKDVKSIVNQVNTADISDVMAMKDDLEEGMSKIIEEEDLDLFMLLITDIVNSNSQVIALGKSACLVEKAYGVKLEDNTVLLEGVVSRKKQVVPIMTENA
- a CDS encoding STAS domain-containing protein: MNIDKNYNDKELTLTVEGRIDTLTSKELEEEITAEMGNFDSLILDFADLEYISSAGLRVLISTQKKLKADNIPMIIKNVTDSVNEIFRMSGFDKILKIE
- a CDS encoding ATP-binding protein, which gives rise to MNSITLNPDLQELYPLNEFILEELPEENLQVNLIVEEIFVNIVDYSKTEFITVNIEYEEPTLTLEFIDNGIQFNPLLKEDPETPTTIEDSQIGGLGIFLTKEMADDLYYHYANGENHLKIIKKVE